The Candidatus Nezhaarchaeota archaeon DNA window ACTAAAAGGATCATTCATAGACGCCTCCACTTTCTATGGTGTGAAAGAGCATGAGCTTAGAGAAGAACTAAAGAAGCTAGGCTACAGCCCCACGGGCTGTGAAGTTATGTATGACGGAATAACAGGGGAAATGTATAAAGTCCCCATTTTCATAGGCGTAGTATACTATCAAAAGTTGCACCACATGGTTGCGGACAAGATGCATGCAAGAGCAAGAGGGCCTGTCCAAATACTCACAAGACAACCAACTGAGGGTAGGGCAAGGGAGGGGGGCTTAAGGTTCGGAGAAATGGAGAGGGACTGCTTAATTGCTCACGGCGCTGCAGCTCTATTAAAAGATCGTCTCCTTGAGGAGTCCGATAGGACAACGGTTTATGTGTGCGAAAATTGTGGAATGATAGCGTATTATGACGCTATAAGCGACAAGTATAAGTGCCCACTTTGCGAGGAGAAGGCTAAAATCGCTCAAGTAACCATGTCCTACGCCTTCAAGCTTCTACTTCAAGAGCTTATGGGCTTGGGAATATATCCAAAGCTTAAGGTGGGTTAGAACATGCTGATCCCACAGAAGAAGGTTAAAGCCATATCTTTCGGCCTCCTGTCACCTGACGTCATAAGGAAGATATCAGTAGGGAGCATAATAACGCCAGACACTTACGAAGAAGATGGAACTCCAATAGACACGGGACCTATGAGCTTAAGGCTTGGCACCATAGATCCAACTCAAAAGTGTAAGACGTGCGGGAATAGGGTCGGTCAATGTCCTGGCCACTTCGGACACATAGAGCTTGCTAAGCCTGTAATTCACGTGGGGTTCGTTAAGATAATATATCAGCTCCTACAGGCAACATGTTGCAAGTGTGGAAGGCTCCTCTTACCCCAAAAAGAAATCGATAAGATAAGAAGATTGATGAAGGAGAGGCCGAGAATCTGGGCAATAATTAAGAGTAAAGTAATTGCTAAGAAGTTGAAGGATGCCATAAAGACCATGGAGTGTCCCCATTGTGGAGAAAGGCAGATCAAAGTCCGCCTTGAAAGGCCAACCACATTTTATGAGAAAACAAAAAGTGGGGAGAGAAAGATAACCCCTGATGTCGTAAGAGCAAGGCTTGAGAAGATCCCTGACGAAGATTATGAAGTTTTGGGCTTTAACCCCAAGACCTCGCGACCAGAGTGGATGGTATTAACAGTACTCCCTGTACCTCCAGTAACTGTTAGGCCATCAATAACTCTCGAGTCAGGTCTTAGATCTGAAGATGATTTAACTCATAAGATAGTAGACATCATCAGGATAAACGAAAGACTTAAGGAGCAAATAGACATGGGGGCTCCAATGGCAATAATAGAGGAGTTATGGGACTTACTACAGTACCACGTCACCACGTACTTCGACAATGAGGTCTCAGGTATACCGCCTGCTAGACATAGATCCGGTAGAGTGCTAAGAACTTTAGCTCAAAGACTCAAGGGTAAGGAGGGGAGGTTTAGAGGTAGTCTCTCAGGAAAGAGGGTTGATTTTTCGGCTCGAACCGTAATATCACCCGACCCTAATTTAAGTATAAACGAGGTTGGGGTGCCAATCGATATAGCGAAGATTCTAACAATCCCCGAGAAGGTCACTCCATGGAACATAGATGAGCTTCGAGAACTTGTCATTAGAGGACCCTATGAGCATCCGGGTGCAAACTACATAGTAAGGCCTGACGGTCGAAGGATAGACCTAAGATACGTTAAAGACAGGAAAGCCATAGCCGAGGCACTTACTGTCGGTTACATCGTTGAGAGACATATAAGGGATGGAGACATAGCACTCTTCAACAGGCAGCCATCACTTCACAGAATGTCCATCATGGCTCACAAGGTTAAGGTCTTGCCTTATAAAACCTTTAGGTTAAACCTTTGTGTGTGCCCGCCTTATAATGCTGACTTCGATGGAGATGAAATGAACCTCCACATACCTCAGAGTGAGGAGGCTAGAGCTGAAGCATTGACTTTAATGCTTGTCGAGCAGCAAATACTATCACCTCGATACGGAGGGCCTATAATCGGCGGTACTCAGGACTACATACTTGGTGCTTATTTGTTGTCGCAGAAGAACACATTACTCACAAAGGAAGAGGTGCAGAGACTACTCTTCTTAGCTGATGTGACAGAGCTTCCAGAACCAGCTATTCTTAAACCTAAGAGGCTTTGGACAGGAAAGCAGGTAATAAGCGCGCTCTTGCCCAGGGGCCTGAATTACACGTTAAGGGCTTCGGCTTGTAGGAAGTGTGGAGAGTGCAAGAAGTTTGAGTGCCCATACGATGCGTACGTGGTCGTAGCGAATGGCGAGTTGGTTGCAGGAGTCATAGACAAGAAGTCCATAGGAGCTGGAGAACCTGAATCGCTTCTACACAGGATAATAAAGGACTTTGGGTTAAACGTGGGGTCATGGTTCTTAGATCATGCCTTCAAAGTGTTCCTGAACTATGCTTTCTTCCACGGCTTTAGCATGAACCTTGACGATGTCTCACTCCCTGAGGAGGTCCTCCAAGAAATACGAAAGAGGTTAAAGGAGGCAGAGATGAAGGTCGAGGAGCTAAT harbors:
- the rpoA1 gene encoding DNA-directed RNA polymerase subunit A', encoding MPQKKVKAISFGLLSPDVIRKISVGSIITPDTYEEDGTPIDTGPMSLRLGTIDPTQKCKTCGNRVGQCPGHFGHIELAKPVIHVGFVKIIYQLLQATCCKCGRLLLPQKEIDKIRRLMKERPRIWAIIKSKVIAKKLKDAIKTMECPHCGERQIKVRLERPTTFYEKTKSGERKITPDVVRARLEKIPDEDYEVLGFNPKTSRPEWMVLTVLPVPPVTVRPSITLESGLRSEDDLTHKIVDIIRINERLKEQIDMGAPMAIIEELWDLLQYHVTTYFDNEVSGIPPARHRSGRVLRTLAQRLKGKEGRFRGSLSGKRVDFSARTVISPDPNLSINEVGVPIDIAKILTIPEKVTPWNIDELRELVIRGPYEHPGANYIVRPDGRRIDLRYVKDRKAIAEALTVGYIVERHIRDGDIALFNRQPSLHRMSIMAHKVKVLPYKTFRLNLCVCPPYNADFDGDEMNLHIPQSEEARAEALTLMLVEQQILSPRYGGPIIGGTQDYILGAYLLSQKNTLLTKEEVQRLLFLADVTELPEPAILKPKRLWTGKQVISALLPRGLNYTLRASACRKCGECKKFECPYDAYVVVANGELVAGVIDKKSIGAGEPESLLHRIIKDFGLNVGSWFLDHAFKVFLNYAFFHGFSMNLDDVSLPEEVLQEIRKRLKEAEMKVEELIEKYRKGELEQMPGKTLEETLETLIHEVLSNARDSVGKMAANYLKSTSQALMMARSGSRGSMLNLTQMAATVGQQTVRGERILRGYFERALPHFKRGDLGAAARGFVYSSFKRGLTPIEFFFHAMGGREGLVDTAVRTSQSGYMQRRLINALQDLHVEYDGTVRTADNRIVQLKYGEDGVDPSKSDHGKAVNIEKTIEKVLGVAALK